A part of Neodiprion pinetum isolate iyNeoPine1 chromosome 4, iyNeoPine1.2, whole genome shotgun sequence genomic DNA contains:
- the LOC124218072 gene encoding fatty acyl-CoA reductase wat-like isoform X2: MLLEMNLPGPETTVYHEPGTMYPIITNEGNNNNNHNNNNNNNNNNTLNDDDERRGTTLQEFYAGQTVFITGGTGFLGKVLIEKLLRSCPDLTAIYILVRPKKGRDVQSRVEDIFDDVVYTRLKKEVPKFRHKVFAVAGDCSVPDLGLSLADKALLIQKVSIVFHVAATVRFDEKLKLAMAINVQAATDIIKLCRSMPQLKSVIHVSTAYANSHLWTIDEKFYPYETKYSELMKMIENMPEDTITELTPKIIGKWTNTYVFTKALAEDMIREESKDLPVGIFRPAIVISTAREPILGWIDNLYGPTGVVAGAASGVLRTLHSDPDINANIVPVDFTVNSLIASAWDVATQVERRGKDMLIYNYVSSVDAPLTWGEYCKSNMEYGKLYPLSNSIWYLSFTTNKHKFIHLLYVLFLHLLPAMLVDTVSICIGQKPRLWKMYQKIHKFANVISYFATHQWKFTNDNVQDMWSRLESKDQHLFLFNMKGFNWDEYFQYYIKGTRIYLFKDDLSTLKASRARLARFYYMHQATKGLVYLLMLWIVWTLFSRIVY; this comes from the exons ATGTTGCTGGAAATGAATCTACCTGGACCGGAAACAACTGTGTACCACGAG CCGGGAACTATGTATCCGATAATAACGAACGAGggtaacaacaacaataaccacaacaacaacaacaacaataacaacaacaacacttTGAACGACGATGACGAGAGACGAGGCACTACCCTGCAAGAGTTCTACGCAGGGCAAACGGTCTTCATTACAG GTGGAACTGGCTTTCTTGGAAAAGTCCTGATAGAAAAGTTACTGCGTAGCTGCCCTGACCTAACCGCAATCTATATACTAGTACGCCCAAAGAAAGGAAGAGACGTGCAAAGTCGCGTTGAGGACATATTCGATGATGTG GTCTATACCCGACTGAAAAAAGAAGTCCCAAAATTTCGTCACAAGGTATTCGCAGTGGCCGGAGACTGCAGCGTTCCCGATTTGGGACTTTCATTGGCTGACAAGGCGCTCCTTATTCAAAAG GTATCGATAGTGTTTCACGTTGCGGCGACAGTTCGTTTCGATGAAAAACTCAAACTCGCCATGGCCATTAATGTACAGGCCGCGACTGACATTATCAAACTATGCCGAAGTATGCCACAGCTGAAG TCTGTAATTCATGTATCCACCGCTTATGCCAACTCGCACTTGTGGacaattgatgaaaaattttacccatATGAAACGAAGTACAGCGAACTAATGAAGATGATAGAAAATATGCCGGAGGATACGATTACGGAATTAACTCCAAA GATAATTGGGAAATGGACTAACACATACGTCTTCACCAAAGCCCTGGCCGAAGATATGATTCGAGAGGAGAGTAAGGACCTACCCGTGGGCATTTTCCGACCTGCCATTG TGATATCGACTGCACGTGAACCAATCTTGGGATGGATCGACAACCTCTACGGACCGACGGGTGTGGTTGCTGGAGCAGCTTCCGGCGTTCTCAGAACTCTGCACAGCGACCCTGACATCAATGCGAATATCGTACCAGTGGATTTCACGGTGAACTCACTGATAGCCAGTGCCTGGGACGTGGCCACACAGGTTGAAAG GAGAGGCAAGGACATGTTGATTTACAATTACGTGTCGTCAGTCGATGCCCCGTTAACGTGGGGCGAATACTGCAAGTCGAATATGGAGTATGGAAAACTTTACCCATTGAGCAACTCCATCTGGTACCTGTCATTCACAACGAATAAAcacaaatttattcatttgctGTACGTGCTGTTCCTTCATTTACTACCAGCGATGCTGGTTGATACCGTCAGCATTTGTATCGGTCAAAAACCAAG ATTGTGGAAAATGTATCAAAAGATTCACAAGTTTGCTAACGTGATATCGTATTTCGCAACCCACCAATGGAAATTCACAAACGACAACGTACAAGATATGTGGAGTCGGTTGGAATCCAAAGACCAACATTTGTTCCTATTCAATATGAAGGGCTTCAACTGGGACgagtattttcaatattacatAAAGGGAACCAGAATCTACTTGTTCAAAGATGACCTAAGCACCTTAAAAGCCAGCAGAGCGAGATTGGCCAG ATTTTACTACATGCATCAAGCCACTAAAGGTTTGGTATACCTTCTCATGTTATGGATCGTATGGACCTTATTCTCCAGAATAGTTTATTAA
- the LOC124218072 gene encoding fatty acyl-CoA reductase wat-like isoform X1, translating into MPSPEDLWKIYRSILRGKPSPVTTDGACGHMTQSHGRCDHRKAIALDDPWPSWSRWLPSSRPRYCQYGHRTAVRSPGTMYPIITNEGNNNNNHNNNNNNNNNNTLNDDDERRGTTLQEFYAGQTVFITGGTGFLGKVLIEKLLRSCPDLTAIYILVRPKKGRDVQSRVEDIFDDVVYTRLKKEVPKFRHKVFAVAGDCSVPDLGLSLADKALLIQKVSIVFHVAATVRFDEKLKLAMAINVQAATDIIKLCRSMPQLKSVIHVSTAYANSHLWTIDEKFYPYETKYSELMKMIENMPEDTITELTPKIIGKWTNTYVFTKALAEDMIREESKDLPVGIFRPAIVISTAREPILGWIDNLYGPTGVVAGAASGVLRTLHSDPDINANIVPVDFTVNSLIASAWDVATQVERRGKDMLIYNYVSSVDAPLTWGEYCKSNMEYGKLYPLSNSIWYLSFTTNKHKFIHLLYVLFLHLLPAMLVDTVSICIGQKPRLWKMYQKIHKFANVISYFATHQWKFTNDNVQDMWSRLESKDQHLFLFNMKGFNWDEYFQYYIKGTRIYLFKDDLSTLKASRARLARFYYMHQATKGLVYLLMLWIVWTLFSRIVY; encoded by the exons ATGCCGTCCCCCGAAGATCTATGGAAAATCTATCGATCGATCCTCCGGGGAAAACCGTCACCAGTCACCACCGACGGAGCGTGCGGCCACATGACCCAGTCTCATGGGCGTTGTGACCACCGTAAAGCTATCGCCCTTGACGATCCGTGGCCGTCATGGTCACGGTGGCTTCCGAGTAGTCGACCTCGTTATTGCCAATACGGGCATCGCACTGCGGTTCGAAGT CCGGGAACTATGTATCCGATAATAACGAACGAGggtaacaacaacaataaccacaacaacaacaacaacaataacaacaacaacacttTGAACGACGATGACGAGAGACGAGGCACTACCCTGCAAGAGTTCTACGCAGGGCAAACGGTCTTCATTACAG GTGGAACTGGCTTTCTTGGAAAAGTCCTGATAGAAAAGTTACTGCGTAGCTGCCCTGACCTAACCGCAATCTATATACTAGTACGCCCAAAGAAAGGAAGAGACGTGCAAAGTCGCGTTGAGGACATATTCGATGATGTG GTCTATACCCGACTGAAAAAAGAAGTCCCAAAATTTCGTCACAAGGTATTCGCAGTGGCCGGAGACTGCAGCGTTCCCGATTTGGGACTTTCATTGGCTGACAAGGCGCTCCTTATTCAAAAG GTATCGATAGTGTTTCACGTTGCGGCGACAGTTCGTTTCGATGAAAAACTCAAACTCGCCATGGCCATTAATGTACAGGCCGCGACTGACATTATCAAACTATGCCGAAGTATGCCACAGCTGAAG TCTGTAATTCATGTATCCACCGCTTATGCCAACTCGCACTTGTGGacaattgatgaaaaattttacccatATGAAACGAAGTACAGCGAACTAATGAAGATGATAGAAAATATGCCGGAGGATACGATTACGGAATTAACTCCAAA GATAATTGGGAAATGGACTAACACATACGTCTTCACCAAAGCCCTGGCCGAAGATATGATTCGAGAGGAGAGTAAGGACCTACCCGTGGGCATTTTCCGACCTGCCATTG TGATATCGACTGCACGTGAACCAATCTTGGGATGGATCGACAACCTCTACGGACCGACGGGTGTGGTTGCTGGAGCAGCTTCCGGCGTTCTCAGAACTCTGCACAGCGACCCTGACATCAATGCGAATATCGTACCAGTGGATTTCACGGTGAACTCACTGATAGCCAGTGCCTGGGACGTGGCCACACAGGTTGAAAG GAGAGGCAAGGACATGTTGATTTACAATTACGTGTCGTCAGTCGATGCCCCGTTAACGTGGGGCGAATACTGCAAGTCGAATATGGAGTATGGAAAACTTTACCCATTGAGCAACTCCATCTGGTACCTGTCATTCACAACGAATAAAcacaaatttattcatttgctGTACGTGCTGTTCCTTCATTTACTACCAGCGATGCTGGTTGATACCGTCAGCATTTGTATCGGTCAAAAACCAAG ATTGTGGAAAATGTATCAAAAGATTCACAAGTTTGCTAACGTGATATCGTATTTCGCAACCCACCAATGGAAATTCACAAACGACAACGTACAAGATATGTGGAGTCGGTTGGAATCCAAAGACCAACATTTGTTCCTATTCAATATGAAGGGCTTCAACTGGGACgagtattttcaatattacatAAAGGGAACCAGAATCTACTTGTTCAAAGATGACCTAAGCACCTTAAAAGCCAGCAGAGCGAGATTGGCCAG ATTTTACTACATGCATCAAGCCACTAAAGGTTTGGTATACCTTCTCATGTTATGGATCGTATGGACCTTATTCTCCAGAATAGTTTATTAA
- the LOC124218072 gene encoding fatty acyl-CoA reductase wat-like isoform X3, whose protein sequence is MYPIITNEGNNNNNHNNNNNNNNNNTLNDDDERRGTTLQEFYAGQTVFITGGTGFLGKVLIEKLLRSCPDLTAIYILVRPKKGRDVQSRVEDIFDDVVYTRLKKEVPKFRHKVFAVAGDCSVPDLGLSLADKALLIQKVSIVFHVAATVRFDEKLKLAMAINVQAATDIIKLCRSMPQLKSVIHVSTAYANSHLWTIDEKFYPYETKYSELMKMIENMPEDTITELTPKIIGKWTNTYVFTKALAEDMIREESKDLPVGIFRPAIVISTAREPILGWIDNLYGPTGVVAGAASGVLRTLHSDPDINANIVPVDFTVNSLIASAWDVATQVERRGKDMLIYNYVSSVDAPLTWGEYCKSNMEYGKLYPLSNSIWYLSFTTNKHKFIHLLYVLFLHLLPAMLVDTVSICIGQKPRLWKMYQKIHKFANVISYFATHQWKFTNDNVQDMWSRLESKDQHLFLFNMKGFNWDEYFQYYIKGTRIYLFKDDLSTLKASRARLARFYYMHQATKGLVYLLMLWIVWTLFSRIVY, encoded by the exons ATGTATCCGATAATAACGAACGAGggtaacaacaacaataaccacaacaacaacaacaacaataacaacaacaacacttTGAACGACGATGACGAGAGACGAGGCACTACCCTGCAAGAGTTCTACGCAGGGCAAACGGTCTTCATTACAG GTGGAACTGGCTTTCTTGGAAAAGTCCTGATAGAAAAGTTACTGCGTAGCTGCCCTGACCTAACCGCAATCTATATACTAGTACGCCCAAAGAAAGGAAGAGACGTGCAAAGTCGCGTTGAGGACATATTCGATGATGTG GTCTATACCCGACTGAAAAAAGAAGTCCCAAAATTTCGTCACAAGGTATTCGCAGTGGCCGGAGACTGCAGCGTTCCCGATTTGGGACTTTCATTGGCTGACAAGGCGCTCCTTATTCAAAAG GTATCGATAGTGTTTCACGTTGCGGCGACAGTTCGTTTCGATGAAAAACTCAAACTCGCCATGGCCATTAATGTACAGGCCGCGACTGACATTATCAAACTATGCCGAAGTATGCCACAGCTGAAG TCTGTAATTCATGTATCCACCGCTTATGCCAACTCGCACTTGTGGacaattgatgaaaaattttacccatATGAAACGAAGTACAGCGAACTAATGAAGATGATAGAAAATATGCCGGAGGATACGATTACGGAATTAACTCCAAA GATAATTGGGAAATGGACTAACACATACGTCTTCACCAAAGCCCTGGCCGAAGATATGATTCGAGAGGAGAGTAAGGACCTACCCGTGGGCATTTTCCGACCTGCCATTG TGATATCGACTGCACGTGAACCAATCTTGGGATGGATCGACAACCTCTACGGACCGACGGGTGTGGTTGCTGGAGCAGCTTCCGGCGTTCTCAGAACTCTGCACAGCGACCCTGACATCAATGCGAATATCGTACCAGTGGATTTCACGGTGAACTCACTGATAGCCAGTGCCTGGGACGTGGCCACACAGGTTGAAAG GAGAGGCAAGGACATGTTGATTTACAATTACGTGTCGTCAGTCGATGCCCCGTTAACGTGGGGCGAATACTGCAAGTCGAATATGGAGTATGGAAAACTTTACCCATTGAGCAACTCCATCTGGTACCTGTCATTCACAACGAATAAAcacaaatttattcatttgctGTACGTGCTGTTCCTTCATTTACTACCAGCGATGCTGGTTGATACCGTCAGCATTTGTATCGGTCAAAAACCAAG ATTGTGGAAAATGTATCAAAAGATTCACAAGTTTGCTAACGTGATATCGTATTTCGCAACCCACCAATGGAAATTCACAAACGACAACGTACAAGATATGTGGAGTCGGTTGGAATCCAAAGACCAACATTTGTTCCTATTCAATATGAAGGGCTTCAACTGGGACgagtattttcaatattacatAAAGGGAACCAGAATCTACTTGTTCAAAGATGACCTAAGCACCTTAAAAGCCAGCAGAGCGAGATTGGCCAG ATTTTACTACATGCATCAAGCCACTAAAGGTTTGGTATACCTTCTCATGTTATGGATCGTATGGACCTTATTCTCCAGAATAGTTTATTAA
- the pasi2 gene encoding uncharacterized protein pasi2, with the protein MNYGKKSPSMGTPSIYSHVTTRSSANLKSSRSVRSVKIPWYQKPIITNAIVLDIQRGAMMTAIYGVCLGIFTVCSAVFDIYCLSQAAPGSTHYGYYVISYQFVYVGNQHVRNALIVFALFSMIGGMAVFVTSIMLLIALTKEYEKKMLPWVYVFAVFTIFRLFAFIFFSIVNDMIFAYNIMMCLLWIVFSCLSIYGWLLVYSLYIELSDLTKLEDLAHLRMGTMQSLNASTTHSIAGSRPTTPHSTVSTMPVN; encoded by the exons atgaatTATGGAAAGAAATCACCGAGCATGGGCACACCATCGATATATTCGCACGTGACAACTCGCAGTAGCGCGAATCTCAAATCATCTAGATCTGTGCGAAGTGTGAAAATACCTTGGTATCAGAAGCCAATTATAACGAATGCAATCGTACTTGATATTCAACGAGGTGCTATGATGACTGCAATATATGGTGTG TGTTTGGGAATTTTCACCGTATGCTCGGCGGTATTTGATATCTATTGCCTGTCTCAAGCTGCTCCTGGGTCGACTCATTACGGATATTATGTAATATCGTACCAATTTGTCTACGTTGGAAATCAGCATG TTCGCAACGCTCTTATTGTATTCGCTCTCTTTTCAATGATTGGCGGAATGGCCGTTTTTGTAACGTCGATAATGCTACTGATAGCACTGACCAAGGAGTATGAGAAGAAAATGCTCCCGTGGGTCTACGTTTTTGCCGTTTTCACCATCTTCAGATTGTTCGCATTCATATTCTTCAGTATCGTTAATGATATGATATTTGCCTACAATATCATGATGTGCCTCCTGTGGATCGTTTTCAGCTGTTTATCCATTTATGGCTGGCTACTCGTTTATTCGTTGTATATCGAACTCAGCGATTTGACAAAACTTGAAGACTTGGCACATTTAAGg ATGGGAACCATGCAGTCACTTAATGCGTCGACAACTCACTCTATAGCAGGTTCTAGACCTACGACTCCACACAGTACTGTGTCAACAATGCCCGTGAATTGA
- the LOC124218082 gene encoding cyclin-dependent kinases regulatory subunit, with protein sequence MPSDQIQYSEKYNDDKYEYRHVILPADLARHVPKSHLMTETEWRNLGVQQSPGWVHYMMHTPEPHVLLFRRPRVDVILSIRNAPIQQQTITV encoded by the exons atgcCTTCGGACCAAATACAGTATTCTGAAAAGTACAATGATGATAAATACGAGTACAG GCACGTCATCTTACCAGCAGACTTGGCACGTCACGTACCCAAGTCACATCTTATGACTGAAACGGAATGGCGAAACTTGGGAGTACAGCAAAGCCCTGGGTGGGTTCACTACATGATGCACACTCCAG AACCCCATGTTTTGCTCTTTCGAAGACCAAGGGTAGATGTGATACTCAGCATACGAAATGCTCCTATTCAGCAGCAGACAATTACTGTTTGA